The following is a genomic window from Maniola hyperantus chromosome 15, iAphHyp1.2, whole genome shotgun sequence.
ATCTATGCATCTAGCTTAATTTCCATTTATCGAAAAACTGCggtctataatatttttaaatctacgtaggtaccttggtatatttatttcattttcaaactgttcggatttaagtttttacacttaacaaaaaaataagaattctAACAATGGTTTTAGAGAGTGGGTCAGGGATGACCGGATTAAAACACTTTGAAtggcaattattattttacactaTCTATCATTTTCTATTTCCTTTCTTAAAAATTGCAAATGTTTTAATGGCCATTTTTGAACAGTATGTTTCCCTCGTTTGATGCAAAAAGTTTTCTAATTGGCATACTTTTTGAAATTTGATACGATTGTGGCGGTATTCGATATTCGTATTCATTCGACAAAGAGTTTTCAGGTTCAAACAAAAATGATTTGATCCGAAGATCTTGAATTAAAAGTTTCATAAGACAAGGCAAGGTCCAAGGGCAGACCAAGATGCGTTGCCATTTGACCCACATAACAAATTGTGCAATGCCAGATTCACTCGGACAATTGGCCGTAAGGTTTTTTGATAACGTTTGATTCAACGGAGATAAAACTATTTGTTATAAAATAGCTTACAACTTGCATAATAAGTAATGCTCGTAGAATAATTAAGGCGTCGTCGCTacttaatatcaaaataatGCAATGAATATTCTTATGAGTTACGACTATTCAAGCAATACAAAAACTAGCAACTAACTAGAATAAATTAACGACACAAAATAACAGTTCAATCTTACAGAGACTAGAACCTggaattctatgaaaattttgacCTAAAACATCAACAATGTAAATCAAAGGCTTTAAACGCTCAGAGAGTctataaaacaaattacaaaaaagtgAGTCTACCAAGTcatcataaataaaaaaccaaatgactgtcataaaaactagcTTCGTaaaattgaacaaacaaaagtgcactattaaattaaaactaaattaaaaccaCAGAAGTGGGCTTGCAACGCTTCAATTCATATTTCAAATTCTCAAGATGATTTCTCATGACATACCGATAAGTGCTGGTGTTATTATAGAAAATAATGGTCATGTATAATTGCGCTTAGGCAAGCGTTCGAATTTGACCCATTAATGCGTACAAGGCCGGCTTACCAAACAGTTTTGTCCGATGACCCAGACTTCTGCAACGGAAGTGAAATCTTGTATTTAATCCATATAGCATAGATAACataagatttaaaaaagaaaatatggtTTCTCATTGTCTAAAACACATGAAGTGGTGTTTCActtaaatgcataaaaataattgtaatatttgtaatataattattattaatcattctTCAGATAAACTAAAGgcgataatatttttatattgtagtTAAAAAATTTGAGATTTTGATGACTACCTATTTAAAGTAAATCAGAGTACCTAAATTGATCAATATTGGTGTAACAGGCAAAGAAGGCACTTCAATGTCTATGTGATGTTTTTAGGAGTCGCACTTTTAGCTTGTTTATTTTCTCTTTCTCAGTttctttaattaagtaattaagtagttgaattttgttttaagtataataaatagtCTAACACACATTAGAATGAAAAACTTATGTGTTTTTATTTGGAACATGTAGTATAAATAGATCGATGTTTTAAATTACATCCCTTTCAATTGATCTTTAAAAGTGACTCAACTCTAACattatattatgctactttAAACTACTGTATAATGTATATGTCGAAACGCTGGCAAATAACCAATTTCGTTGTCTACATTTATGAAGAAAATCCTTATTGAGCCTTTTGTATGTACGACCATACTGTCTTTACTTAGCCGTGAgcgtacttatttatttttgttacttgATACGGCATTCAccttgtgttttttattctatgAAAAGTTTGGTCTTAACTACGATATCCCATTTAAATTGATTCATTTttaagtatgtttttaattaaaagaaaaaaattactgaCTGCCACATCAACGTATTATTATGTCAGTATTTGTCTATTTGGTTATTCGTATCGACTTAATGTTATTAATGCTATCCTATGTACCAACATCAAACTGCACCATATGCGCATTCCAAATGAGGAATTTTAATCGACATATAATACTGAACACACAACTAAGAGTGTGTTCTCAAACGGCAATGTCTTTACAAGGATCGTTTGCTATGCCAACTGTTTTGGAAACTTGATGTTGGTCAATTATGTGTATGATCCACGATTATTTCTTTAATCAATCACTTGCATTGATATCTTTTatctagtttttaaattattatattgatttatttaagtactagcttatgctcgcgacttggtccgtgtagactactcaaatttcaaacccctatttcacccccacaGGAGTAGCACCTTCCAGTAGAATCTGTTTAGTGAATTggatagtaataatattttttataattataaaataaaagttaaatgtaatttttaaatatatttttatttacctaatagaCACGCAACAGGTAAAggtttactaaaaaaatataacttgaCGCGATTCGAAGGTTATACGATATTTGTGCCGTAACAAATATTTGTTTAAACATGATGAACAAGATGACGTTTATAGAAAAACATTCGTGTCTAATACCTTGCTTCCCACGGTGTATAATATTGCGAACGGACAAGGACTAGCCCGCACCGACGTACTATGATGTGAAGAGTGTCGTCCGTGGTAGCGCAGACATGTCCGTTGCGGTGTGTCCGATCCGCTGCGAGTCGGTTACTTCAAAATGGCTTCGAACTGCCGCACTGCCGACGATTACAGACAGTCACGCACCACGCACTAGTCTCGGACGACGACGACTATGTGTCTACGCTACTACGGACGATGCTCTTCCCATGGTGCGTCAGTGCGGGCTGGTCCGCGTCCGTCCGTCTGCAATGTCACtcaccgtgggaagccggtgTAACATTTTTATGACGCTAACTATTTAACAGTGATGATTGTTATAACGGCTTGATTGGCctgatagtaggtatagtaatagGTCATTGGCAGGATGCTAGCAGATCCTACGTGAGTCATTACGTTTTTCCGATGAAgtgtgtaagtaggtaggtacgcaatCTATATAAGTATAAAGGgcaaagctaactgactgactgactgatctatcaacgcaaagctccaACTACTGAACTACGGACGGATcatgctgaaatttggtatgcagatagctattaggacgtaagcattagctaagaaaggatttttaacgATTCAACCcactaaaataggggtttgaaatttgtgtagtcaccgcggatgaagtcgtgggaataagctagttttgctATAAAggtattgtaaaaatatttggaattcttactaatattataaatgggaaagtgtgtctgtttgtctatttgTACACGTttttacagtatgcggcagaaacaatgtacatcgacctttagaatcagatttcggctttgtagagcgttgtttctgtcactcatacctatgtgacgttttgtcggtctcaacgacagagacagtgctctacaaaaccgctatcagtctctaaagttcgatgtacattattttctgctgtaattctgttaccttttcaaggCTCAACCGCTCAACAGTACATTTAGTATGGAGATAACTTCCATCCTGAAGCCCAGACATAGGTTaatttttgtcccagaaaatattttattcccgCGGGATTCTAACAGATATTACCATCATAAGCAACATCTACTCTTTAATAAAAGTACCAGCGATACCATTAGACGTCGATCGCAAGAAAATAGGGCTTGTAATGAACCACTTAAAAGCTTGagttaaattaagtaaattgtaCCATTTACATAAGGCACCTGATAAGTGGGATAATTTGAACGCATTGGCGTGCAAGCAGTATTAACAACATGTAAAGACCTGATCGTTTGTACCTATTACCAATCTGAGACTTTTTACTCCGGCTTGACAGATTGACAACAGAATTGGCTATCATTACGATTATAAATAACAACTTGTATTAGGTAAATCGTTTAATATCAATCAATCCACTAAGTACAACTTTATAGCCCAAGATTATATATTACTTTTTTAGGTACGAAGTCATTTACATCATAATACTTCAGGGAAAGATCCAGCACATCGAGCTTGACTGcaagaaaatataatttccCGACGTTATTTATTAATAGCGCATGCATGCGTGCATGCGTGCGTGCGTGCATGCATGTGTGCGTGCCTGGGTGCGTGCATGCGTATAGGTACTACGGGTGTTAAAAGTGTTTAGCCTGTATTTCAAGATTTAATTAtcgtataaattattataattgattACTTACACAAAAACTGTAAAACATAGTCGTTACATTGAAAAGAAGGCCGATTTTTATCTTTTGACCTATTTATCATAAGATACATTAAGAAGATAAATTATACAAGATTATCTTTTTTTGAACTTTTTCATCTATCTTTAAAAACCTGATCCCTAGTCAGCTGATTCTCAAATGTCAGAAACGGTTCATTGAACAGTAATCTGGTTACAACTATGCTAAGCGACTCTGTATTGTCTGCCTAAGTAACTAGTAGGTATTGCCCGTAAaacaccggtcaagtgcgagtcagactgacgcaccgagggttccgtactacagacgtattttttcgacattttgcacgataaataaaaaactattaggtaggtacctatgcataaaaataaataaacttctgttttagaaagcacaggtaaagctctttcttATGATAGGTACCCCGTTTGGTATTatcttacattgaaaattgaaaacactaagtatttgttcatgaacacattttaatttttttcgtgatgtaggaaaattcacggtttccgaattttccccttaagtgtgctataagacctacctacctgccaaatttcatgattctaggtcaacgggaaacaccctctaggttttttgacagacagacacacagacagaccatgaagtgatcctatataaaggttccgtttttccttttttaaaaacaaataggtTCTTATCTTTATACCGAAATCGATACAACAGTTTATCACTAGCAATCATCATTAAAAttgttagtaagtaggtaggtagatagaatgataataatatgtatacgtAAGAGTTACAACTTATAATTAGGTTTATGgagttatttttttcaaaatactcACTGTTTAAACAAAACTAGAAATGTGTTTaaatacatagtaggtaggCACGTTTACTTATCAGAAAGACGGTTAACTTTTCAAAAATTGCACACCATGAAATCGGCTTACCTATAAATCGCTGATAGAAACAAGACCTTAGAAACAATCTTAAAATGTAAATATCCTTGTTTATAATTCATTTAAATGTACATAAATGGGCATGCTTACGCAATTTACCGATGCAGAGGATGCAACTAGTAATCCGATAGCTATAAGTGGGTAAATAGCAAAAACGTTTTCGTCTGGTACCACTCTAGTGGTGGTCCGCGTCCTTGCATTCACCACGAGGCGCTTCGCCCACCTTATCATCGAATGTCATCATCTAAGATAGGTCCACCGACCATACTAGTAGAAAGGCAGAACTCACCTTTTAAATTCGGCTGATCATCTCTTTccagtaaaattttcaaatgtCTTGGTAAATGTTTGTAAAACACAAAACGTGCGCACGAAATGTTTACGGAGCGAAAGCGAACACGGAAGTAACTAGTGGTGTTTAGGTTAAGTAAGGTCGCGGCGTCGTCGAAGGCGGTCGACTGACTCGCGGCTGATGATCGACTCCGAGTGGTTTCACCGACAGTGTCGCGAGGAGAAAGTCTCGGCCGTGGTGCGCCCGCGTCGGTTGGCGGATGCAATGGAGGGGACATGACGTAGTCGCAAAATCAACAGACACCTGAACATCCTCTTTGTAATTGCTCCGTGACTACTGTCTGGTAGTCTGAAATATGGTTGACGAATTGGCAGTTCCAACAAAAAGTATTGAATTCAATGGTGCAGCAGTGTGTTTTCTCTCAACTCGACTTTGAATCGGAGTGTTTTAtcatgtaggtataagtaactGGACTGAATTATGTCCAATTAACTTTAATTGGACTATTTTCTGAAAAACGTTCCAACCtacaatcaaatcaaaattgAGATACCTACCTGTCAtgaacaaactaataaaaaaattacagcgGGGTTATGacggtaaaataaaatttcgcgTCGCATGAGAAATATTCAGGATATGTgctgtttataataataattgcgaCCACCAACCAATTGGCTTGTAAGGTTCTGAACCTATGAAATAAGTATGAAGAAGTTTTTTGTACATCTTTTTAAGCATTTGAGACTACCCACTTACTAAAAACaccaaccaagtgcgagtcagactcgcgcaccgagggttccgtactcgggtatttttttgcaCTATaactcaaaaattattattcataaaaataaataaaaatctgttttagaatatgcaggtaaagctttttcatatgacaccccacttgttataattatcttacgttgaaaattgaaagtactaatatttgttcatgaacataatatgtatttttattctttttgtgatgtaaccacaaattcacggtttccggatttattcctttacttgtgctgtaagacttacctacctgctaaatttcacgattctaggtcaacaaagtatcctataggttttcttgacagacacgacagacggacatacagacagacggacagacaaacagacagatagacagacaacgaagtgatcctataagggttccttattccttttgaggtacggaaccctaaaaataaactctTCATCACTGTCTTCATTCTTGCCAagacttaattgttttttagcGCATACCTATCTACATGAAGTAACAGACGTTACCCCTTGCCATTTCAGTAGTAACATCGTTAACACTGTAAATGAATATAAATGACTCTTGGACGCGGCCATATAATTTAACCAATTAGACCTTTCCCACGGCACAACATTCTTATTCCCTCGAGGGAATACCAATTTGAATCTACGAGACACAGTGGTTGGAAATAACGAATCTAGTAGGTAGTTTAGAATAAGCCTAAGAAGTTATTGATATAAATTGGAATATAAATAAGTAGAATTTAATTTGTCACACAAACTTTTACGATCTGCTTGTACttgactaattattattaattattattctaaattaaatatttattataattctaCTACATATATGTAACTAACTCTTCTCAATTACagatatttaagtaagtacctacctacataaacaaCAATTTCTTATTCGTCGTAAAATATGCGTAACTTTATAGGCAGGCAAATCATCAAagacattaaaaatatttattgctgTAGTTAGCTTAAACAAATAGGGACAAGGGGAAGCATTGGCGCTTTACATCCTCGATGACAACCCGGCCATTCGCCATAACAGGCCCGGACTCCGTTCTatactaggtacatacttactatTTTAAAGAATTAGGGAGCAGTTCACacttcaccgtgtggcgtccgtgcacggatacggcacggtgaagcataaactgcttcatataaaatgttcgtgatgttttgaatccccGCCTCGTATGTGGCACGGCCCgcacccgccacgtgttggcataaatcacaAATCATCCCTAAAGTTGGTGAGTGCTTGTAGGAAATAATATCCGAAACCACTCATCCAattccaaaaattctttcactggtaAAGCTACATTATCTCCGAGTGCTATACTTAAATCTTGTATTGTGGATAAAGTTGCTTGTAGTATATTTTGTTCGCTGCTTCATTCATCTGAATGAAGGATCTGGGAACTTACCGCATCATTTGTTATTCCGAGTAAATCGCTAccatttattacctactagattatgctcgcgacttcgtccgcattgactactcaaatttcaaacccctgtttcacccccttaggggttgaattttcaaaaatcctttcttagcggatgcctacgtcataatagctatctgtatgccaaatttcagcccgatccgtccagtagtttgagctgtgcgttgatagaatagtcagtcagtcagtcagtcaccttttccttttatatatttagatttactggAAAGGGGTTAGAGAGGAATATGGATGAGAGACTTCATTAACCAAATGCAGTAAAACGTCGTAAGTtacaaagtaagtaagtagtataCCTAGAAAGTATTATATTTCGTGAcattccaaaataaataaaaaacaaatcagattgtacaagtaagtacctacctatattatgtttagAGGATAAGATGCAATGGAAAGCAATcataagaattttgaaaaaggaCTTTTTCTCATTGATAGaggattttgttttaaaaattctcaGATCAATATCAAATTCGCAAAATCATTTAAGATTTTGCGAAGAGATTTCGAGTTGAAAAGTAGGTACGGTTAAAGATCTTTATTCAAACAGGTAcaaaaaaacgtttaaaaaagttataaaacatattattatattataagtgttTTGATTTGAATACGGCCCTGGCTCATCAGGAGGCATCTGTTTATACAATTATCGGTTAAGAGGCgagcatagagcagaaacaaagaggagatgttgtattaagatttccctatgaaatatcgagtgacattttgcggggtgaggggttgtggaacgccgcccacttctcaattttccatctgcgggttagtagcaaaactactcgcttagcgagctaacatcgatatattgatgtcactacatagttcagctatctcgcactagatgtcaataagtgtagaaacaatttaataattacgtataaaattacttacaaatgaaatgtgataccattcatagcatcagaacgtctgtctgaataactttgacacgataaaacacaacacttcatccttttgttcttaaaaacgcgaaaacacaccgataatacgagtctcaatatatgtgaacctgacgaacgcagacagcatactaactaaggccccgcccacagtgatgacgtcaggacctagttgaaaatcacagtgcacagttgcttaggccaactcctctttgtttctgctctatggagGCGAGTCAGAGGCGCGCGCTGTTCTTCCTAAATGACTCCTTCAAAATTACATCCATCGGGAAGCGGGACACTTACTAGTTACTACCAAACACTCCGATTAGAAGCACATATTATCCTGCAACCAAATGTACGAGTATCTCAAACTGTTACAGTTTAATTAACAAATAGTTTTTTTGCAAGTTAATTGTaagtggtacctactcgtaaatggATAAGTTTACAAACTATCAGCTCAACGAAGACACCTGGGAACACCTGTGCTCAGTGACATTTCAAAACAATCTAGAAACTGTGCCAACTTCCAAACAACGATGTCAGGCTAACGCTCGGGAACGTGATAGGACGCAAAAgttagtatttatttaagtataatataagacattagtacctacgcgacaggtcgagatggcaatcggggtatgaggcggggggatgctccgcacacccgcacgtcatacgcgctatcccgcaccgagttagcgcggggctgcgcggatgtgcgggacgccccccccccctccctcattgccatctcgacctgtcgcgtactataggtaagtaggcaTATTTATTAATGAATTGTTATCAAAATACCATTTTAATTTCTAAGCAGCGTGAACATGGCATTCAACGCGCTCCGTGTCTTGATTCCCACGGAGCCGCCGGACCGCAAACTCAGCAAGATCGAGATTCTGCGACTAGCTGGCAGCTACATCACGCATCTGGACAACCAACTATATACTGGTACCGTAAGACTTCATAAGAAATAGGACCTATTGCTAAAGTAAAACCTTATTTAAAGTAGCGATAGTCTAGTAGTTAACACCTCTTATTCGGGTTCGATTCCAAGCACGCATCTCTATACTTTAACATTTGGGAgttaatgtgcgttttatgtacccaattaaatataactctgttttaacggtgaaggaaaacactgtGAGGAGGAAACCTGTTTCAGACACAGaattctccacaatgttcttaAAGATATGTCAAATCTGCCAATCCGATCAAAAAAACTCTAACTAGAACTTGCACATAAGTTTTCTATTTAAAATGGACTCCCTCCCCTAAGAAAGAATTTAGAAGAAttcaaacgggatttttaaaaaacctaagtaaAGCCACGGAGTATAATATCTGTATACTTGTTCAAATCTAAAATTTGGGCTTCAGACTAACGAGTTTCCAAAAACTTTTAGTCAGACTAAGTGCACTGGGTATTTCTTGGATTGTCTAGGGCCAAGGCCGATCGCAATGTTTTGGAATTTTGGCTtaggactataatataatatatacctacctacatgagaATACAGATTACCGCAACGTCTTTTTCCGTTTATctataagtagatatttttcCGTAAGGTTTGTTCGCTATGTAACTATACGGAAACCTTGAAGCAGTCATGACTTATGACTGACTACTTAAAGCTTTCCGGGTATAGCCACCCTAAAGCTGAAGAAGAGGCATACCTGCGTcctgcctacctattgttttgTCCACAAGGTTACTAAACGGTATTCTCCCATTAGTCAGCCTCTGATGTCATAACTAAGCGTTACAAGATTTCCTGTCTACCTATCACCTGCATACTAAATGGCGAAACAGAAAATACGCAAGCTAAATCTTAACATATCC
Proteins encoded in this region:
- the LOC117988917 gene encoding transcription factor 15-like isoform X3, producing MDKFTNYQLNEDTWEHLCSVTFQNNLETVPTSKQRCQANARERDRTQNSVNMAFNALRVLIPTEPPDRKLSKIEILRLAGSYITHLDNQLYTGTVTWNSRAFRKAISNTKIPLYVHFVGLQLKKINLRPS
- the LOC117988917 gene encoding transcription factor 15-like isoform X2, encoding MDKFTNYQLNEDTWEHLCSVTFQNNLETVPTSKQRCQANARERDRTQNVNMAFNALRVLIPTEPPDRKLSKIEILRLAGSYITHLDNQLYTGNMEQPCIQKSDIEYKNTSLCTFCWSTIKKDKSTALMNKGFQGPF
- the LOC117988917 gene encoding transcription factor 15-like isoform X1, whose amino-acid sequence is MDKFTNYQLNEDTWEHLCSVTFQNNLETVPTSKQRCQANARERDRTQNSVNMAFNALRVLIPTEPPDRKLSKIEILRLAGSYITHLDNQLYTGNMEQPCIQKSDIEYKNTSLCTFCWSTIKKDKSTALMNKGFQGPF